A DNA window from Streptomyces sp. 71268 contains the following coding sequences:
- the cobA gene encoding uroporphyrinogen-III C-methyltransferase, with the protein MSENPAYPVGLRLSGRRVVVIGGGQVAQRRLPALIAAGADVVLISSSATPSVEAMADGGEIRWERRRYRDGDLADAWYVLVATNDPKANAAASAEAEARRVWCVRSDDAEAATAWTPATGRSDGVTVAVLTGRDPRRSAALRDAIVEGLRDGTLAAPHHRLAADGQAGAADATETGAGGAPLPGVALVGGGPGDPDLITVRGRRLLAAADVVIADRLGPRDLLDELPPHVEVIDAAKIPYGRFMAQEAINAALIEHARAGKAVVRLKGGDPFVFGRGMEEAEALAEAGIPCTVVPGISSSISVPGAAGIPVTHRGVAHEFTVVSGHVAPDDPRSLVDWAALAKLRGTLVLLMAVEKIGAIAAALVSHGRPADTPVAIVQEGTTAAQRRVDATLATVGERAKAEGVRPPAVIVVGDVVTVGPKRPA; encoded by the coding sequence ATGTCCGAGAATCCCGCCTACCCCGTAGGGCTGCGCCTGAGCGGACGGCGCGTCGTCGTCATCGGCGGCGGCCAGGTGGCACAGCGCCGGCTGCCGGCGCTCATCGCGGCGGGCGCGGACGTCGTGCTCATCTCGTCGTCGGCCACCCCGTCCGTCGAGGCCATGGCCGACGGCGGCGAGATCCGCTGGGAGCGCCGCCGCTACCGGGACGGCGACCTCGCCGACGCCTGGTACGTGCTGGTCGCCACCAACGACCCCAAGGCCAACGCCGCCGCCTCCGCCGAGGCGGAGGCGCGCCGGGTGTGGTGCGTACGCAGCGACGACGCCGAGGCGGCCACGGCCTGGACCCCGGCCACCGGGCGCAGCGACGGCGTCACCGTGGCCGTCCTCACCGGCCGCGACCCGCGCCGCTCCGCCGCCCTGCGGGACGCGATCGTCGAGGGCCTGCGCGACGGCACCCTGGCCGCCCCGCACCACCGCCTCGCGGCCGACGGCCAGGCGGGTGCGGCGGACGCGACGGAGACCGGGGCGGGTGGGGCGCCGCTGCCCGGGGTTGCGCTGGTGGGCGGCGGTCCCGGCGACCCCGACCTGATCACCGTGCGCGGCCGGCGCCTGCTGGCCGCCGCGGACGTCGTCATCGCCGACCGGCTCGGCCCGCGCGACCTGCTGGACGAGCTGCCTCCGCACGTCGAGGTGATCGACGCGGCGAAGATCCCGTACGGCAGGTTCATGGCCCAGGAGGCCATCAACGCGGCGCTCATCGAGCACGCCAGGGCGGGCAAGGCGGTGGTACGCCTCAAGGGCGGTGACCCGTTCGTGTTCGGCCGTGGCATGGAGGAGGCCGAGGCGCTCGCCGAGGCCGGGATCCCGTGCACGGTGGTGCCCGGCATCTCCAGCTCCATCAGCGTTCCCGGCGCCGCCGGCATACCGGTCACGCACCGTGGCGTGGCCCACGAGTTCACCGTCGTCAGCGGCCATGTCGCCCCCGATGACCCGCGCTCGCTCGTGGACTGGGCGGCGCTCGCGAAACTGCGCGGCACCCTCGTACTGCTGATGGCCGTCGAGAAGATCGGCGCCATCGCCGCCGCGCTGGTCAGCCACGGCCGCCCCGCCGACACCCCGGTCGCCATCGTCCAGGAGGGCACCACGGCCGCCCAGCGCCGCGTGGACGCCACGCTGGCGACCGTCGGCGAACGGGCGAAGGCCGAGGGCGTGCGCCCGCCCGCCGTCATCGTCGTCGGCGACGTGGTGACCGTCGGGCCCAAGCGGCCGGCATAG
- a CDS encoding serine/threonine protein kinase — MAMMRLRREDPRVVGSFRLHRRLGAGGMGVVYLGSDRRGQRVALKVIRPDLAEDQEFRSRFAREVSAARRIRGGCTARLVAADLEADRPWFATQYVPGPSLHDKVGDDGPLPASQVASIGAALAEGLLAVHDAGVVHRDLKPSNILLSPKGPRIIDFGIAWATGASTLTHVGTAVGSPGFLAPEQVRGAAVTPATDVFALGATLAYSSTADSPFGQGSSEVMLYRVVHEEPQLAGVPDALAPLLHACLAKDPEDRPSTLQLSLRLKEIAAREAHGLPPARRVDPQEAARQRGERPSGRLAEEYARQRTERRTGGSPPPRRAATRGEAPRGPVARGPGARTGPGSVSGRTGGGAPRSGAAARPGARTGGGGAPRTGGGSVPRPADASRHPAARPQSGAGARTGGGGPRSGSRTTGARGPGRRVDGRTSGRGTATGRRPAQTSRRLLRQRLIVFVVVTLLVALGIAAAQGCQGPTRGLGPSGPAPTATTGHAMGQNAADHRPYDAGQADGARGSAEAPHAPSGRG; from the coding sequence ATGGCGATGATGCGGCTCCGGCGCGAGGACCCGCGTGTCGTCGGCTCGTTCCGGCTCCACCGGCGGCTCGGTGCGGGCGGGATGGGCGTGGTCTACCTGGGCTCCGACCGGCGCGGCCAGCGGGTCGCGCTGAAGGTGATCCGGCCGGACCTGGCCGAGGACCAGGAGTTCCGGTCGCGCTTCGCCCGGGAGGTCTCGGCCGCCCGGCGGATTCGGGGCGGCTGTACGGCGCGGCTGGTGGCCGCTGACCTGGAGGCGGACCGCCCCTGGTTCGCGACCCAGTACGTGCCCGGGCCCTCACTGCACGACAAGGTGGGCGACGACGGGCCGTTGCCCGCCTCGCAGGTCGCCTCGATCGGGGCCGCGCTCGCCGAGGGGCTGCTCGCGGTGCACGACGCGGGCGTGGTGCACCGGGACCTGAAGCCGTCGAACATCCTGCTCTCGCCCAAGGGCCCGCGCATCATCGACTTCGGCATCGCCTGGGCCACCGGGGCCAGCACGCTCACGCACGTGGGCACGGCCGTCGGCTCGCCCGGCTTCCTCGCCCCGGAGCAGGTGCGGGGCGCGGCCGTGACGCCGGCGACGGACGTGTTCGCCCTCGGCGCCACCCTGGCCTACTCATCGACCGCCGACTCCCCCTTCGGGCAAGGGAGTTCGGAGGTCATGCTCTACCGCGTCGTCCACGAGGAGCCGCAGCTCGCGGGCGTGCCCGACGCGCTCGCGCCGCTGCTGCACGCCTGCCTGGCGAAGGACCCCGAGGACCGGCCGAGCACGCTGCAACTGTCGCTGCGGCTCAAGGAGATCGCCGCCCGCGAGGCGCACGGCCTGCCGCCGGCGCGTCGCGTGGACCCGCAGGAGGCGGCGCGGCAGCGCGGCGAGCGGCCGAGCGGCCGGCTGGCCGAGGAGTACGCGCGGCAGCGCACGGAGCGGCGCACCGGCGGCTCTCCCCCGCCCCGTCGCGCCGCGACGCGCGGTGAGGCGCCGCGCGGGCCCGTCGCGCGCGGCCCCGGAGCCCGTACCGGCCCCGGGTCCGTGTCCGGCCGTACGGGCGGCGGAGCGCCGCGCTCCGGCGCGGCCGCGCGGCCGGGGGCGCGTACGGGTGGCGGCGGCGCGCCGCGCACCGGGGGCGGTTCGGTGCCCCGCCCGGCCGACGCGTCCCGACACCCGGCGGCGCGGCCCCAGAGCGGGGCAGGCGCGAGGACCGGGGGCGGCGGGCCGCGTTCGGGCAGCCGCACCACGGGGGCGCGGGGGCCCGGGCGCCGCGTGGACGGGCGGACGTCGGGGCGCGGTACGGCCACGGGGCGCCGGCCGGCACAGACCAGTCGTCGGCTGCTGCGGCAGCGACTTATCGTTTTTGTCGTCGTGACGCTGCTGGTGGCACTCGGCATCGCCGCGGCGCAGGGCTGTCAGGGCCCCACCCGTGGGCTGGGCCCCAGCGGCCCGGCGCCGACCGCCACGACCGGCCACGCCATGGGGCAGAACGCTGCGGACCACCGGCCGTACGACGCCGGCCAGGCCGACGGGGCGCGGGGTTCCGCCGAAGCGCCGCACGCGCCGTCCGGGCGCGGCTAG
- a CDS encoding zf-TFIIB domain-containing protein, with the protein MQCPKCHAPMHTYNRNGVQIEQCSGCRGIFLDYGELESLTQLESQWMQQAPPPPPAPGPAPQAYPAAPAWGAAHQGHHGHHGRRRGFGHMLFSS; encoded by the coding sequence ATGCAGTGTCCCAAGTGTCATGCGCCGATGCACACGTACAACCGCAACGGCGTGCAGATCGAGCAGTGCAGTGGCTGCCGGGGGATCTTTCTGGACTACGGGGAGCTTGAGTCGCTGACGCAGCTTGAGTCGCAGTGGATGCAGCAGGCCCCGCCGCCCCCGCCCGCCCCGGGCCCGGCCCCGCAGGCGTACCCCGCGGCTCCCGCCTGGGGCGCCGCCCACCAGGGGCACCACGGCCACCACGGCCGGCGGCGCGGCTTTGGGCACATGCTGTTCTCGTCCTGA
- a CDS encoding chorismate-binding protein, whose protein sequence is MYDLPPLARFGGRLATDLRDVTSDPAALESSGFWAVVADFEGRLTCARFGDVRPAPVPRPVPGAWRGPTVDAWTSSLDRAAYTAGVRRIRQHIAAGEVYQANLCRVLSAPLPLAPGGAPADVDALTAVLARGNPAPYAGTVRLPAHGVEVATASPELFVRRTGRVVESGPIKGTGRVADELLEKDYAENVMIVDLVRNDLGRVCATGSVTVPALCAVEPHPGLVHLVSTVRGELADGAGWPELLTATFPPGSVTGAPKSSALAIIDALETTPRGPYCGGVGWVDADRRTGEVAVGIRTFWIDRAPSYPSPATAAGGPVLCFGTGAGITWGSDPEREWCETELKASRLLAVASGAQQAAEGTTR, encoded by the coding sequence GTGTACGACCTGCCGCCCCTGGCCCGCTTCGGCGGACGCCTCGCCACCGACCTGCGCGACGTCACCAGCGATCCCGCCGCCCTGGAATCGTCGGGCTTCTGGGCCGTGGTCGCCGACTTCGAGGGCCGGCTGACCTGCGCCCGCTTCGGCGACGTGCGCCCCGCGCCGGTGCCGAGGCCGGTCCCGGGCGCCTGGCGCGGCCCCACCGTGGACGCCTGGACCTCCTCCCTGGACCGGGCCGCGTACACGGCCGGCGTGCGCCGTATCCGGCAGCACATCGCGGCGGGCGAGGTGTACCAGGCCAACCTCTGCCGGGTGCTCTCCGCGCCGCTGCCACTCGCGCCCGGGGGCGCCCCCGCCGACGTGGACGCGCTGACCGCTGTGCTGGCCCGGGGCAACCCCGCCCCGTACGCCGGCACGGTCCGGCTCCCCGCGCACGGCGTCGAGGTGGCCACGGCGTCGCCGGAGCTGTTCGTGCGACGGACCGGCCGCGTGGTCGAGTCCGGTCCGATCAAGGGGACCGGGCGGGTCGCGGACGAGCTGCTGGAGAAGGACTACGCCGAGAACGTGATGATCGTGGACCTGGTCCGCAACGACCTGGGCCGGGTCTGTGCCACCGGCTCGGTGACGGTGCCCGCGCTGTGCGCCGTGGAGCCGCACCCCGGCCTGGTCCACCTGGTCTCCACGGTGCGCGGCGAACTGGCCGACGGCGCGGGGTGGCCCGAGCTGCTGACCGCCACCTTCCCGCCCGGCTCGGTGACCGGCGCCCCCAAGTCCAGCGCACTGGCGATCATCGACGCGCTGGAGACGACGCCGCGCGGCCCGTACTGCGGCGGCGTCGGCTGGGTGGACGCCGACCGGCGCACCGGCGAGGTGGCCGTAGGCATCCGTACCTTCTGGATCGACCGCGCCCCCAGCTACCCCTCGCCCGCGACCGCCGCCGGCGGCCCGGTGCTGTGCTTCGGCACCGGAGCCGGCATCACCTGGGGCTCCGACCCGGAGCGGGAGTGGTGCGAGACCGAACTGAAGGCGTCGCGCCTGCTCGCGGTAGCGTCGGGGGCACAACAGGCGGCAGAGGGGACGACACGGTGA
- a CDS encoding RNA methyltransferase, with protein MAELITIDDPADPRLADYTDLTDVELRRRREPAEGLFIAEGEKVIRRALGAGYAMRSMLLSAKWIDAMRDVIDEAPAPVYAIEPALAERVTGYHVHRGALASMARKPLPEATEVLAAARRVAILEAVNDHTNIGAAFRSAAALGMDAVLLSPDCADPLYRRSVKVSMGAVFSVPYARLTTWPRDLTQVREAGFTLLALTPDAKATSIDEAAPHRLERAALLLGAEGNGLSRHALAAADAWVRIPMAHGVDSLNVAAAAAVAFYAVTTGRPTP; from the coding sequence GTGGCCGAACTCATCACCATCGACGACCCCGCCGACCCGCGCCTCGCCGACTACACCGACCTGACCGACGTCGAACTGCGCCGCAGGCGCGAGCCCGCCGAAGGGCTGTTCATCGCCGAGGGCGAGAAGGTGATCAGGCGGGCCCTGGGGGCGGGGTACGCCATGCGCTCGATGCTGCTCTCGGCCAAGTGGATCGACGCCATGCGCGACGTCATCGACGAGGCCCCGGCCCCGGTGTACGCCATCGAACCCGCCCTGGCCGAGCGCGTGACGGGCTACCACGTGCACCGTGGCGCCCTCGCCTCGATGGCCCGCAAGCCGCTGCCCGAGGCCACCGAGGTGCTGGCCGCCGCGCGCCGGGTGGCCATCCTCGAAGCCGTGAACGACCACACCAACATCGGGGCGGCGTTCCGCAGCGCCGCCGCGCTCGGCATGGACGCGGTGCTGCTGTCCCCGGACTGCGCCGACCCGCTGTACCGGCGCTCCGTCAAGGTGTCCATGGGCGCCGTCTTCTCCGTGCCGTACGCCCGACTGACGACCTGGCCGCGCGACCTGACCCAGGTACGCGAGGCGGGCTTCACCCTGCTCGCGCTGACCCCGGACGCGAAGGCCACCTCGATCGACGAGGCCGCCCCGCACCGCCTGGAGCGCGCGGCGCTGCTGCTCGGCGCCGAGGGCAACGGCCTGTCCCGACACGCCCTGGCCGCCGCCGACGCCTGGGTGCGCATCCCGATGGCGCACGGCGTGGACTCCCTGAACGTCGCGGCGGCCGCGGCCGTCGCGTTCTACGCCGTCACCACGGGCCGCCCCACCCCCTAG
- a CDS encoding DsbA family protein — MSPNDSAASPRSDSPSSPVVLDVWCELQCPDCRSALADLRELRARYGDALDVRLRHFPLAKHPHAYAAAQAAEEAAAQGQGWPYVEAVLERVADLDARGVPVLVEVARELGLDADELDTALIDGRHLLVVDADQAEGQAIGVTGTPTYEIGGERLDGGKSQEGLRERIIEIADRLLDAGGAR; from the coding sequence ATGAGCCCGAATGACTCCGCCGCTTCCCCCCGCTCCGACTCCCCCAGCTCCCCCGTCGTCCTCGACGTGTGGTGCGAGCTCCAGTGCCCCGACTGCCGCTCGGCCCTCGCTGACCTGCGGGAGCTGCGGGCCCGCTACGGCGACGCCCTGGACGTCCGGCTGCGGCACTTCCCGTTGGCCAAGCACCCGCACGCGTACGCGGCGGCCCAGGCGGCGGAGGAGGCCGCGGCGCAGGGGCAGGGCTGGCCGTACGTGGAGGCGGTGCTGGAGCGGGTGGCCGACCTGGACGCGCGCGGGGTGCCGGTGCTCGTGGAGGTGGCGCGGGAACTCGGCCTGGACGCCGACGAGTTGGACACGGCCCTGATCGACGGCCGGCACCTGCTGGTCGTGGACGCCGACCAGGCCGAGGGGCAGGCGATCGGGGTCACCGGCACCCCGACGTACGAGATCGGCGGCGAGCGGCTGGACGGCGGGAAGAGCCAGGAGGGGCTGCGGGAGCGGATCATCGAGATCGCGGACCGGCTGCTTGACGCGGGTGGAGCGCGGTAG
- a CDS encoding phosphotransferase, with amino-acid sequence MAALVRHLPTPGHGTGAEPQVLADRPDGTVVRFGPVVCKVHAADSDPAELAARLRVAAHPRLRDCLLAPLPIASPPLPSSRPAPGPAPSHPSAAGPAPARPLLAPVSDGRMASLWPYGVPISPDDRKAAPWEALGILLARLHRVPVDALPGPVPPMRGPAKVAAALDRLRAAPVPVATSPAARAVHGAAAALPAWARGAAPAPRTDHLCHGDLHLGQLVGSPPTSPFPEGAAADGWLLIDVDDLGHGDPAWDLARPAAWFATGLLDPDEWTRLLTAYRTAGGTAAGEGDDPWPRLDVPARALTVQSAALGLAKAAAAGRALEAAEQAMVDACARMTGGPTAPDAGLPTSPPA; translated from the coding sequence ATAGCCGCCCTCGTACGCCACCTGCCCACGCCGGGGCACGGCACGGGAGCCGAGCCACAGGTGCTCGCCGACCGACCGGACGGGACGGTCGTACGGTTCGGGCCGGTCGTCTGCAAGGTGCACGCCGCCGACAGCGACCCGGCCGAGCTGGCGGCCCGGCTGCGCGTCGCGGCCCACCCGCGCCTACGCGACTGCCTCCTCGCACCCCTCCCCATCGCCTCGCCGCCCCTCCCGTCCTCCCGCCCGGCGCCCGGGCCGGCCCCATCCCACCCCAGCGCGGCGGGTCCCGCCCCGGCCAGGCCCCTGCTCGCGCCGGTGAGCGACGGACGCATGGCGAGCCTGTGGCCCTACGGGGTGCCCATCTCCCCCGACGATCGGAAGGCCGCGCCCTGGGAGGCGTTGGGCATCCTGCTCGCCCGGCTGCACCGGGTGCCGGTGGACGCGCTACCCGGGCCCGTACCGCCGATGCGGGGACCGGCGAAGGTGGCCGCAGCGCTGGATCGGCTGCGCGCCGCGCCCGTTCCCGTCGCCACCTCGCCCGCCGCCCGCGCCGTCCACGGGGCCGCCGCGGCGCTGCCCGCCTGGGCGCGCGGCGCGGCCCCCGCGCCCCGGACCGACCACCTGTGCCACGGGGACCTGCACCTGGGCCAACTGGTGGGCTCCCCGCCGACCAGCCCGTTCCCAGAAGGAGCGGCGGCCGACGGGTGGCTGCTCATCGACGTCGACGACCTCGGGCACGGCGATCCGGCCTGGGATCTGGCCCGCCCCGCCGCCTGGTTCGCCACCGGGCTGCTCGACCCCGACGAGTGGACCCGCCTGTTGACCGCCTACCGGACGGCGGGCGGTACGGCGGCGGGGGAGGGCGACGACCCCTGGCCCCGGCTGGACGTGCCCGCCCGGGCGTTGACCGTGCAGAGCGCGGCGTTGGGACTGGCCAAGGCCGCCGCCGCGGGGCGCGCGCTGGAGGCGGCCGAGCAGGCCATGGTCGACGCCTGCGCGCGCATGACGGGCGGCCCCACCGCGCCCGACGCGGGCCTGCCGACCTCCCCACCCGCCTGA
- a CDS encoding aminodeoxychorismate lyase: MTIWLDGALRDESEARVSVFDHGITVGDGIFETLKAVDGVPFALTRHLDRLATSARGLGLAEPDADEVRRAVAAVLADNPMPLGRLRITYTGGLAPLGSDRGQSAPTLVVALSPTDPSPDTTAAITVPWTRNERSALAGLKSTSYAENVVALSAARQQGASEALFANTVGQLCEGTGSNVFLVIDGELHTPPLTSGCLPGITRALVVEWVGAKETDLPLSALDDAEEIFLTSTLRDVQAVHRLGPEGTGRTLTPAPGEVTRAAMRTFAERAAADSDPR, translated from the coding sequence GTGACGATCTGGCTCGATGGGGCACTGCGGGACGAGAGCGAGGCCCGCGTTTCGGTCTTCGACCACGGCATAACGGTCGGTGACGGCATATTCGAAACGCTCAAGGCCGTCGACGGCGTCCCCTTCGCGCTCACCCGCCACCTGGACCGGCTCGCCACCTCGGCCCGCGGCCTGGGGCTGGCCGAGCCCGACGCCGACGAGGTGCGCCGGGCCGTCGCCGCCGTACTGGCCGACAACCCCATGCCGCTGGGACGGCTGCGGATCACCTACACCGGCGGGCTCGCGCCGCTCGGCTCCGACCGAGGCCAGTCGGCCCCCACGCTCGTCGTGGCGCTCAGCCCGACCGACCCGAGCCCCGACACCACCGCGGCGATCACCGTCCCCTGGACCCGCAACGAGCGCAGCGCCCTCGCCGGTCTGAAGTCCACCTCGTACGCGGAGAACGTCGTGGCCCTGAGCGCGGCGCGCCAGCAGGGCGCGTCCGAGGCGCTGTTCGCCAACACCGTGGGGCAGCTCTGCGAGGGCACCGGCTCCAACGTCTTCCTCGTCATCGACGGCGAGCTGCACACCCCACCGCTGACCTCCGGTTGCCTGCCGGGCATCACCCGCGCGCTGGTCGTGGAGTGGGTGGGCGCCAAGGAGACGGACCTGCCGCTGTCGGCGCTCGACGACGCCGAGGAGATCTTCCTGACCTCCACCCTGCGCGACGTCCAGGCCGTGCACCGACTCGGCCCCGAGGGCACGGGCCGCACCCTGACGCCGGCGCCCGGCGAGGTGACCCGCGCGGCCATGCGGACCTTCGCCGAACGCGCGGCGGCCGACTCCGACCCCCGCTAG
- a CDS encoding GNAT family N-acetyltransferase: MTTTLRPTAPPHESADGVRSRAYEVCVNGRPVGTAELSTDARFGGSLGKIRHLSIAEGDRRRGRGTVAALAAEEVLRGWGCTQVSASVPADAHGALALTTALGYTTRGHNMVKDLTESPELPQASGVRPMTDAEYPEWFARERAGYIRSWVDRGVPEEAATTKADADYATLLPDGPATPSVLLRVLTHEDVTRGHIWIALGDRSENGEGAYVYAVEVAPEHRGQGHGRSLLLVAERESLAAGVTRLGLHVFADNTPAVRLYESLGYRYVVTHMVKSLS, encoded by the coding sequence GTGACCACCACCTTGCGACCGACCGCCCCGCCGCACGAGTCCGCCGACGGGGTCCGCTCCCGCGCGTACGAGGTGTGCGTCAACGGCCGTCCCGTCGGCACCGCCGAACTGAGCACCGACGCCCGGTTCGGCGGAAGTCTCGGGAAGATACGGCACCTGAGCATCGCCGAAGGCGATCGGCGGCGCGGGCGCGGCACCGTGGCCGCGCTCGCCGCGGAGGAGGTGCTGCGCGGCTGGGGCTGCACCCAGGTGTCGGCCTCCGTGCCGGCCGACGCCCACGGCGCCCTCGCCCTGACCACCGCCCTCGGCTACACCACGCGCGGCCACAACATGGTCAAGGACCTGACCGAGTCGCCCGAGCTGCCGCAGGCGAGCGGTGTCCGACCGATGACCGACGCGGAGTACCCCGAGTGGTTCGCCCGGGAGCGGGCCGGCTACATCCGTAGCTGGGTGGACCGCGGCGTGCCCGAGGAAGCGGCCACGACGAAGGCCGACGCCGACTACGCCACCCTGCTCCCCGACGGACCCGCGACCCCCTCCGTCCTGCTCCGGGTGCTCACCCACGAGGACGTCACCCGTGGGCACATCTGGATCGCGCTCGGCGACCGCTCCGAGAACGGCGAGGGCGCGTACGTCTACGCCGTCGAGGTCGCGCCCGAGCACCGCGGCCAGGGGCACGGCCGCAGCCTGCTGCTGGTCGCCGAGCGCGAGAGCCTGGCCGCCGGCGTCACCCGGCTCGGCCTGCACGTCTTCGCCGACAACACGCCGGCGGTCCGGCTGTACGAGTCGCTGGGATACCGGTACGTCGTCACGCACATGGTCAAGTCGCTGAGCTAG